The nucleotide window CCATCATAAGAAAGGAAGGCGACGAGTACGTCATCTACACCGAGGGCTCGAACTTCAAGCAGGTGCTCAAGGTTCCGGGCGTTGACCCAACGAGGACGAGGACGAACAACATCTGGGAAATCGCGGACGTACTCGGCATAGAGGCCGCTCGCAATGCTATCATCGAGGAAATCGTCAACACGATGCGCGAGCAGGGTCTCGAGGTCGACATCAGGCACATAATGCTCGTCGCCGACATGATGACGCTCGACGGGGTTATAAGGCCGATAGGAAGGCACGGAATAGTCGGCGAGAAGTCGAGCGTCCTGGCGAGGGCGGCCTTCGAGATCACAACGCAGCACCTGTTCGAGGCCGCCGAGAGGGGAGAGGTCGATCCGCTCAACGGTGTCGTTGAGAACGTGCTCATCGGCCAGCCCGTGCCAGTCGGTACGGGAATCGTTAGGCTGACAATGAGTCTCCCCCTGAGACCGCAAAGGGAGTAGGGAGGTGTAGTTGATGGTTGATTTCGCCTTTGAGCTTAGGAAGGTCCAAGATACCGGAAAGCTGGTCATGGGAGCGAAGAAGAGCATACACTACGCCAAGATCGGCGGGGCCAAGATGATTATCGTGGCGAAGAACGCGAGGCCGGACATCAAGGAGGACATCTACTACTACGCCAAGCTCAGTGGAATTCCAGTTTATGAGTTCGAGGGAACCAGCGTCGAGCTCGGAACGCTCCTCGGAAGACCCCACACCGTTTCGGCTCTCGCGGTGATAGACCCCGGTGAGAGCAGAATACTCGCGCTTGCTGGGGGTAAGGAGTAATGCCGCTCAAGCTGAACACGGACCAGATAAAGTACATAGCCCTCTTCGAGAGCATGACCGGGGCGACGGTGCTCGACTGCCTCATCGACACCAACA belongs to Thermococcus sp. AM4 and includes:
- a CDS encoding 50S ribosomal protein L30e, which produces MVDFAFELRKVQDTGKLVMGAKKSIHYAKIGGAKMIIVAKNARPDIKEDIYYYAKLSGIPVYEFEGTSVELGTLLGRPHTVSALAVIDPGESRILALAGGKE